A single region of the Plantactinospora soyae genome encodes:
- a CDS encoding GNAT family N-acetyltransferase — protein sequence MRRDYDGEADLAELQRFAQRIWSPGSRWHVGDLAWNLGQEPTAAKRPMALWRIGAEVVAWGWLEAPDELALLVDPARPELAGQVLDWAEDVTATPPSVTVFDTERHLEAALRSRGYSADGDGPYFLAHRRDLAVLPAMPSLPSGFLVRPVRGEDDLTRRVAVHREVWHPSAVTEERYRTLVRRWPYRSEYDVVVEAPDGRFVAYCLGWYDEVNRAGLFEPVGTVAEFRRQGLGRAAGIAVLRAFREAGAETAVVYARGDDAYPVPKRLYAALGFAPHARTVSYRPRRDRVSR from the coding sequence ATGCGACGGGACTACGACGGCGAGGCCGATCTTGCGGAGTTGCAACGGTTCGCGCAGCGGATCTGGTCGCCGGGCAGCCGTTGGCACGTCGGTGACCTGGCCTGGAACCTCGGCCAGGAGCCGACCGCCGCCAAGCGGCCGATGGCGCTGTGGCGGATCGGCGCCGAAGTGGTGGCGTGGGGCTGGCTGGAGGCGCCGGACGAACTGGCCCTGCTGGTCGACCCCGCCCGTCCGGAACTCGCCGGACAGGTGCTGGACTGGGCCGAGGACGTGACGGCCACACCGCCCAGCGTCACCGTCTTCGACACCGAACGGCACCTCGAGGCCGCGCTGCGCAGCCGGGGGTACTCGGCCGACGGGGACGGGCCGTACTTCCTCGCCCATCGCCGTGACCTCGCCGTACTGCCGGCGATGCCGAGCCTGCCGAGCGGTTTCCTGGTCCGTCCGGTACGCGGCGAGGACGACCTGACCCGCCGGGTCGCCGTACACCGGGAGGTCTGGCATCCCTCGGCGGTGACCGAGGAGCGGTACCGCACCCTCGTCCGGCGCTGGCCGTACCGGTCCGAGTATGACGTGGTCGTCGAGGCGCCGGACGGCCGGTTCGTCGCGTACTGCCTGGGCTGGTACGACGAGGTGAACCGGGCCGGGCTGTTCGAGCCGGTCGGCACGGTCGCGGAGTTCCGCCGGCAGGGCCTGGGCCGCGCCGCCGGGATCGCGGTGCTGCGGGCGTTCCGCGAAGCCGGCGCCGAGACGGCCGTGGTGTACGCCCGGGGCGACGACGCCTATCCGGTTCCGAAGCGGCTCTACGCCGCGCTCGGCTTCGCCCCGCACGCCCGGACGGTCAGCTACCGCCCTCGGCGTGACAGAGTGTCCCGGTGA
- a CDS encoding sigma-70 family RNA polymerase sigma factor — protein sequence MQAVAGGWHGDLTMPGRMCATSQRRSNRYRKSLDARPADRNDGPVTPRSAAGRHHAEPAETRAETRHSDELVRLLYQEHAKPLLMFVLRLTGGDRQRAEDVVQETLLRAWRNAHRLGAQGQSSLRPWLVTVARRIVIDDHRSEQARPAETYDRDLEAFSESDDTERVLRMMTITDALRTLSQPHREVLVATYFRGRTVPEAAEELGLPLGTAKSRVYYALRALRTALRERGVTE from the coding sequence ATGCAGGCGGTAGCCGGCGGTTGGCATGGCGACCTGACCATGCCGGGGCGAATGTGCGCCACGTCGCAACGGCGGTCAAATCGGTACCGGAAAAGTCTCGACGCGCGGCCCGCGGACCGCAATGATGGGCCGGTGACGCCGCGATCGGCTGCCGGCCGCCACCATGCCGAACCCGCCGAGACGAGGGCCGAGACGAGGCATTCAGACGAACTCGTACGACTGCTCTACCAGGAACACGCCAAGCCCCTGCTGATGTTCGTGTTGCGGCTGACCGGCGGCGACCGCCAGCGGGCCGAGGACGTCGTGCAGGAGACGCTGCTGCGTGCCTGGCGCAACGCACACCGGCTAGGCGCGCAGGGGCAGTCCTCGCTACGTCCCTGGTTGGTAACCGTCGCCCGCCGGATCGTCATCGACGACCACCGCAGCGAGCAGGCCCGGCCGGCCGAGACGTACGACCGCGATCTCGAGGCGTTCTCCGAGTCCGACGACACCGAGCGGGTGCTCCGGATGATGACGATCACCGACGCGCTCCGGACGTTGAGTCAGCCACACCGTGAAGTGCTGGTGGCGACGTACTTCCGGGGACGCACGGTGCCGGAGGCCGCCGAGGAGTTGGGGCTTCCGCTCGGCACCGCCAAGTCCCGGGTCTACTACGCCCTCCGGGCGTTACGCACGGCCCTGCGGGAGCGGGGGGTGACGGAATGA
- a CDS encoding Pecanex-like protein 1: protein MLATLGVFGAIVAVNQVSNAGTRGGQTKAKACPTTAAPATGAPTATPSAGGSATPAPTGTATGPGTAAKPETRSYHDHGAIQHPGDGQQPGTLAQRGRGNQNGSGNCTPSTGPSTSTAPGNPTALEPLGADCSGSDLQAHDGFQNGERCVGTEFGEVGAPEDNPTLLITQAPTSVRVNQQFTLRVSTRNLVRDRFLGAAAGGYYKESSFLNEDGLVRGHFHSACRMLTSNRNAPDPAPVPAFFVATEDGNGGATPDTVTVTVPGLTQRGQAQCAVWAGDGSHRIPMMARANQVPAFDVIRLTVR from the coding sequence GTGCTTGCCACGCTCGGCGTCTTCGGTGCGATCGTTGCCGTGAACCAGGTCTCCAACGCCGGCACCCGGGGCGGTCAGACGAAGGCGAAGGCGTGCCCGACCACGGCCGCGCCCGCCACCGGCGCGCCCACGGCGACTCCGTCGGCCGGCGGGAGCGCGACCCCGGCGCCCACCGGCACGGCCACCGGGCCGGGCACCGCCGCCAAGCCGGAGACCCGGTCGTACCACGACCACGGCGCGATCCAGCACCCCGGCGACGGGCAGCAGCCGGGCACCCTGGCCCAGCGTGGGCGCGGCAACCAGAACGGCAGCGGCAACTGCACGCCGAGCACCGGCCCGTCGACGAGCACCGCGCCGGGCAACCCGACCGCCCTCGAACCGCTGGGCGCCGACTGCTCCGGCAGTGACCTGCAGGCGCACGACGGCTTCCAGAACGGCGAGCGTTGCGTCGGAACCGAGTTCGGCGAGGTCGGCGCTCCGGAGGACAACCCCACCCTGCTGATCACCCAGGCGCCGACCTCGGTCCGGGTCAACCAGCAGTTCACGCTCCGGGTCAGCACCCGCAACCTGGTCCGGGACCGCTTCCTGGGCGCCGCCGCCGGTGGCTACTACAAGGAAAGCTCGTTCCTCAACGAGGACGGCCTGGTCCGCGGCCACTTCCACTCGGCCTGCCGGATGCTGACCAGCAACCGCAACGCGCCCGACCCGGCGCCGGTCCCGGCGTTCTTCGTGGCGACCGAGGACGGCAACGGCGGCGCGACGCCGGACACCGTCACGGTGACCGTCCCCGGTCTGACCCAGCGGGGCCAGGCGCAGTGCGCGGTCTGGGCCGGCGACGGCTCGCACCGGATCCCGATGATGGCCCGCGCCAACCAGGTGCCGGCGTTCGACGTAATCCGGCTCACCGTCCGGTGA
- a CDS encoding anti-sigma factor family protein, translating to MTGESHREVASYALGVLDERDAERFEEHLATCTQCIEELESFLPVVDLLAEVDSRDLLIVERAEVDEALFDRVVAAVGAERRRDRSRRLYSLAASVVLLVMLTGLALFVGTRVAGPPGTTAQPGPSASGSALPGIGGPDLPKGERFSVTDPRSGVQADMILASTPYGTQVSFALSKLTGPRVCRLVLLRDGSPPEVISSWKVPPAGYGTAAQPRPLTLQETTATPLGEIDQLRVQVLGDDGKVTSELVTVPL from the coding sequence ATGACCGGGGAGAGCCACCGGGAGGTCGCGTCGTACGCCCTCGGCGTCCTCGACGAGCGGGACGCCGAACGGTTCGAGGAACACCTGGCGACCTGCACCCAGTGCATCGAGGAACTGGAGTCGTTCCTGCCGGTGGTGGACCTGCTCGCCGAGGTCGACAGCCGCGATCTTCTGATTGTCGAGCGCGCCGAGGTGGACGAGGCACTCTTCGACCGGGTCGTGGCGGCGGTGGGCGCGGAGCGGCGACGGGACCGGAGCAGGCGGCTCTACAGCCTCGCGGCGAGCGTCGTACTCCTGGTGATGTTGACCGGCCTGGCGTTGTTCGTCGGGACCCGGGTGGCCGGCCCGCCGGGAACGACCGCCCAGCCGGGTCCCTCGGCCAGCGGTTCCGCCCTGCCCGGTATCGGTGGCCCGGACCTGCCCAAGGGTGAGCGGTTCAGCGTCACCGACCCGCGCAGCGGCGTGCAGGCCGACATGATCCTCGCCTCGACGCCGTACGGCACCCAGGTCTCCTTCGCACTGAGCAAGCTGACCGGCCCCCGGGTCTGCCGGCTCGTACTGCTCCGCGACGGCAGTCCGCCGGAGGTCATCTCCAGTTGGAAGGTGCCGCCCGCCGGATACGGCACGGCGGCCCAGCCCCGACCGCTGACGTTGCAGGAGACCACCGCCACCCCGCTGGGCGAGATCGACCAGTTGCGGGTCCAGGTGCTCGGCGACGACGGCAAGGTGACCAGCGAACTGGTGACCGTTCCGCTCTGA
- a CDS encoding AAA family ATPase, with amino-acid sequence MRPLRLDLAGFTAFRDATTVDFTDADFFALVGPTGSGKSSVLDAICFALYGTVPRWGGARGIANALAPSANEARVRLVFESAGARYVATRVVRRDGRGNVKTGNAGLQLMPPGFDVTKLDTGLTPEDLGEVVAGTPAEMEEAVLEAVGLPYEQFTSCVLLPQGQFADFLHAKPATRQQILVNLLGLGVYEEVQKLATARGGRADAALAAVDRVLEGLTGIDDEALGTATDRVEAMRKLAGEVDAAVPELRQARTAATAVEARLAALDAELAELAGVRPPTDLARLAEAVATARGEATEAMAAVTVAEEREEKLRGELAGAGDPAALRLLQQAHADRKQVADEVGALAGALAGAGTDHDAALAALEQARTAAQRADTELEAARAAYQEAQTADRAAALRAHLHAGAPCPVCTQPVAEVPAMPKGSSVAAAEAAGKTARTAADAAVRLVGERERAARELERNLDQVRARHEQLTARLAELDVRLADSPGPAALRQELDLLTRLRRDLESAGTAVRTAREAARRARAGAEAAQERLRGAWRAFDTVRDGVARLGPPAADRDDVSVAWAGLCDWAARATGERRRDRVEVASAVAGAHDSVAAVAARIAGLFGAVGLGGPVGDDDPVRLAAIAVERAESAHDRLVERREQARELTEQRTGHEREGRVARALAGHLRANNFERWLLAEALDLLVDGASGILRELTGGQYDLGHDKGEFFVVDHHDAGLRRGVRTLSGGETFQASLALALALSEQLAGLSTTTASLESIVLDEGFGTLDAATLDTVAATLENLAARGDRMVGVVTHVPALAERIPVRFEVRKDARSSRVERTGR; translated from the coding sequence GTGCGTCCGCTCCGGCTCGACCTGGCCGGCTTCACCGCCTTCCGGGACGCCACCACCGTCGACTTCACCGACGCGGACTTCTTCGCCCTGGTCGGGCCGACCGGTTCGGGCAAGTCCAGCGTGCTCGACGCGATCTGCTTCGCCCTCTACGGCACGGTGCCACGCTGGGGCGGTGCCCGGGGCATCGCCAACGCGCTGGCCCCGTCGGCGAACGAGGCCCGGGTCCGGCTGGTCTTCGAGTCGGCCGGCGCCCGGTACGTGGCGACCCGGGTGGTCCGGCGGGACGGCCGGGGCAACGTGAAGACCGGTAACGCCGGGCTCCAGCTCATGCCTCCCGGCTTCGACGTGACCAAGCTGGACACCGGGCTGACCCCGGAGGATCTCGGCGAGGTCGTCGCCGGCACCCCGGCCGAGATGGAAGAGGCGGTGCTGGAGGCGGTCGGGCTGCCTTACGAGCAGTTCACCAGCTGCGTACTGCTGCCGCAGGGGCAGTTCGCCGACTTCCTGCACGCCAAACCGGCGACCCGGCAGCAGATCCTGGTCAACCTGCTCGGACTCGGCGTCTACGAGGAGGTCCAGAAGCTGGCCACCGCTCGGGGCGGTCGGGCCGACGCCGCGCTGGCCGCCGTCGACCGGGTACTCGAGGGGCTGACCGGGATCGACGACGAGGCGCTCGGCACCGCCACCGACCGGGTCGAGGCGATGCGGAAGCTGGCCGGCGAGGTCGACGCCGCCGTACCCGAACTCCGGCAGGCCCGGACGGCCGCGACGGCGGTGGAGGCGAGGCTGGCCGCCCTCGACGCCGAACTCGCGGAACTGGCCGGGGTCCGGCCCCCGACCGACCTCGCCCGGCTCGCCGAGGCGGTCGCGACCGCCCGGGGCGAGGCGACCGAGGCGATGGCCGCGGTGACCGTCGCCGAGGAACGCGAGGAGAAGCTCCGCGGCGAGTTGGCCGGGGCCGGCGACCCGGCCGCGCTGCGGCTGTTGCAGCAGGCGCACGCCGACCGGAAGCAGGTCGCCGACGAGGTCGGTGCCCTGGCCGGGGCCCTGGCCGGCGCCGGCACCGACCACGACGCGGCGCTGGCCGCCCTCGAGCAGGCCCGCACGGCGGCGCAGCGGGCCGACACGGAACTGGAGGCGGCCCGGGCCGCCTACCAGGAGGCGCAGACCGCCGACCGGGCCGCCGCGCTCCGGGCCCACCTGCACGCCGGAGCGCCCTGCCCGGTCTGCACCCAGCCGGTCGCCGAGGTGCCGGCGATGCCGAAGGGCTCCTCGGTGGCCGCCGCCGAGGCGGCCGGCAAGACCGCCCGCACCGCCGCCGATGCCGCCGTGCGACTGGTCGGCGAGCGGGAGCGGGCCGCCCGGGAGCTGGAACGCAACCTCGACCAGGTCCGTGCCCGGCACGAACAGCTCACCGCCCGGCTGGCCGAGCTGGACGTCCGGCTGGCCGACTCCCCCGGACCGGCCGCGCTGCGCCAGGAACTCGACCTGCTCACCCGGCTCCGCCGCGACCTGGAGAGCGCCGGTACGGCGGTCCGGACCGCCCGCGAGGCGGCCCGCCGGGCCCGGGCCGGGGCCGAGGCGGCGCAGGAACGGCTCCGGGGCGCCTGGCGGGCCTTCGACACCGTCCGGGACGGGGTGGCCCGGCTCGGCCCACCCGCCGCCGACCGCGACGACGTCTCCGTCGCCTGGGCCGGCCTCTGCGACTGGGCGGCCCGGGCGACCGGGGAACGGCGGCGCGACCGGGTCGAGGTGGCCTCGGCGGTGGCCGGGGCGCACGACTCCGTGGCGGCGGTCGCGGCCCGGATCGCCGGGCTGTTCGGCGCCGTCGGGCTCGGTGGGCCGGTCGGCGACGACGACCCGGTCCGGCTGGCGGCGATCGCGGTGGAGCGGGCCGAGTCCGCGCACGACCGGCTGGTCGAGCGTCGGGAGCAGGCCCGGGAGCTGACCGAACAGCGGACCGGCCACGAACGCGAGGGTCGGGTCGCTCGGGCCCTGGCCGGGCACCTGCGGGCCAACAACTTCGAACGGTGGCTGCTCGCGGAGGCGCTCGACCTGCTCGTCGACGGCGCCTCCGGGATCCTCCGCGAACTCACCGGCGGCCAGTACGACCTCGGGCACGACAAGGGCGAGTTCTTCGTGGTCGACCACCACGACGCCGGGCTGCGCCGGGGGGTGCGGACCCTCTCCGGCGGCGAGACCTTCCAGGCGTCGCTGGCGCTGGCGCTGGCGCTCTCCGAACAGCTCGCCGGCCTCTCCACCACCACCGCGAGCCTGGAGTCGATCGTCCTCGACGAGGGCTTCGGCACCCTGGACGCGGCGACCCTGGACACCGTCGCCGCCACCCTGGAGAACCTGGCCGCCCGGGGCGACCGGATGGTCGGGGTGGTGACCCACGTACCGGCGCTCGCCGAACGGATACCGGTGCGGTTCGAGGTCCGCAAGGACGCCCGCAGCTCCCGGGTCGAGCGGACCGGCCGGTGA
- a CDS encoding spermidine synthase has product MGRKRRSDLIAAKVDTGLAEVSPDPDRPRSYTLLVDGAPQSHVDLADPTHLEFEYVRRFAIVVDLVAPSGAPLRVLHLGGGALTLPRYVCATRPGSTQRVVEIDAALVELVRRELPWPADPRLRVRVGDARAVLGSSPDAGYDLIVADVFAGARTPAHLTSVEFAAEAARVLRPGGTYLVNIADGPPLGHARAQVATVRSVLPEACLIADSAVLRGRRYGNLVLVAGRTQLPVADLIRRTAGDWFPGRVLYGADLDRFAGGARVVGDAAARPSAPPPPGTFGVAI; this is encoded by the coding sequence GTGGGCCGGAAACGACGTAGTGATCTGATCGCGGCCAAGGTCGACACCGGGCTGGCGGAGGTGAGCCCGGATCCGGACCGGCCCCGCTCGTACACCCTGCTGGTCGACGGGGCGCCGCAGTCGCACGTCGACCTCGCCGACCCGACCCATCTCGAATTCGAGTACGTCCGCCGGTTCGCCATCGTCGTCGACCTCGTCGCCCCGAGCGGGGCGCCGCTGCGGGTGCTGCACCTCGGCGGCGGGGCGCTGACCCTGCCCCGGTACGTCTGCGCGACCCGGCCCGGTTCCACCCAGCGGGTGGTCGAGATCGACGCCGCCCTGGTGGAGCTGGTCCGCCGGGAACTGCCCTGGCCGGCCGACCCACGGCTGCGGGTCCGGGTCGGCGACGCCCGGGCGGTCCTCGGCTCGTCCCCCGACGCCGGGTACGACCTGATCGTCGCCGACGTCTTCGCCGGTGCCCGGACCCCCGCGCACCTGACCTCGGTGGAGTTCGCCGCCGAGGCGGCCCGGGTGCTCCGGCCGGGCGGCACCTACCTGGTGAACATCGCGGACGGGCCGCCGCTCGGGCACGCCCGGGCCCAGGTCGCCACGGTCCGCAGCGTGCTGCCCGAGGCCTGCCTGATCGCCGATTCGGCGGTGCTGCGCGGCCGGCGCTACGGCAATCTGGTGCTGGTCGCCGGCCGGACCCAACTGCCGGTGGCCGATCTGATCCGGCGTACCGCCGGTGACTGGTTCCCCGGCCGGGTGCTGTACGGCGCCGACCTGGACCGCTTCGCCGGTGGCGCGCGAGTGGTCGGCGACGCCGCCGCCCGGCCGTCGGCTCCGCCCCCGCCGGGGACCTTCGGGGTCGCGATTTAA
- a CDS encoding GNAT family N-acetyltransferase produces the protein MSTSRSDSSLAVSVVPAGRGDAGEILTVQRAAYVSEAQRYREPLLPPLTETLDELRAVLAGGGIVLAARLGTRLVGAVRARIEDGTGHIGRLAVAPDLHGRGIGSELLRAVEAACPDPVRRFELFTGADSEDTVRLYRRHGYVVFAHRPLDVGPGLLYLEKHR, from the coding sequence GTGTCCACTTCCCGCTCCGATTCCTCCCTCGCGGTCAGCGTCGTACCGGCCGGGCGCGGTGACGCCGGTGAGATCCTGACCGTCCAGCGGGCCGCGTACGTCAGCGAGGCGCAGCGCTACCGGGAGCCGCTGCTGCCACCGCTCACCGAGACGCTGGACGAGCTGCGCGCCGTACTGGCCGGTGGCGGCATCGTGCTGGCGGCGCGGCTCGGTACCCGGCTCGTCGGCGCGGTCCGGGCCAGGATCGAGGACGGCACCGGCCACATCGGCCGGCTCGCCGTCGCACCCGATCTGCACGGCCGGGGCATCGGCAGCGAACTGCTGCGCGCCGTGGAGGCCGCCTGTCCGGACCCGGTACGCCGATTCGAGCTGTTCACCGGGGCCGACAGCGAGGACACCGTACGGCTCTACCGCCGACACGGGTACGTCGTGTTCGCGCACCGCCCGCTCGACGTCGGTCCGGGACTGCTGTACCTGGAGAAGCACCGGTAG
- a CDS encoding DUF1990 family protein: protein MGFTYPEVGATGTGRLPAGYRHLRWRTELAPGVFEAAGAAVLTWRMHRAMGVRMTTDAPSAAPGVAVTAGLGLGRLRLAAPCEVVWAVRDQRRIGFGYGTLPGHPMRGEEAFLVELADDGRVWFTVIAFSAPASRLTRLAGPVVPVLQRAYAWWCGTVLRRLTALRR, encoded by the coding sequence GTGGGATTCACCTACCCCGAGGTGGGGGCCACCGGTACGGGTCGACTTCCGGCCGGGTACCGGCACCTGCGGTGGCGTACCGAGCTGGCGCCGGGCGTGTTCGAGGCTGCCGGGGCGGCCGTACTGACCTGGCGGATGCACCGGGCGATGGGCGTACGGATGACGACCGATGCGCCGTCGGCCGCGCCGGGGGTCGCGGTCACCGCCGGGCTCGGGCTCGGTCGGCTGCGCCTGGCCGCGCCGTGCGAGGTGGTCTGGGCGGTACGCGACCAGCGGCGGATCGGCTTCGGCTACGGAACGCTGCCCGGCCATCCGATGCGGGGCGAGGAGGCGTTCCTGGTGGAGCTCGCCGACGACGGGAGGGTCTGGTTCACCGTGATCGCGTTCAGCGCACCGGCCAGCCGACTGACCCGACTCGCCGGGCCGGTGGTGCCCGTCCTGCAACGGGCGTACGCCTGGTGGTGCGGCACGGTGCTGCGCCGGTTGACCGCGCTTCGCCGCTGA
- a CDS encoding DNA-3-methyladenine glycosylase family protein, producing MTETGPTASRVLHPPAGYHLAGSVRPLAMGAHDPCARFVDGTFWWATRSPAGPGTLALRRRADELVADGYGPGADWVLERADAVAGLRDDLTGFDGLAAGHPVVARLARDHRGLRLPATGQIFPRLLRAIFEQKVTGKEAFRAYAATVRHFGAPAPGPVRGLWAPPEPAVIAAAPYWVFHPFGVEQRRADTLRRAAAVADRLERCGDPVEATRRLTAIVGIGPWTAAEVVRIAFGDPDAVSVGDYHIPNTVAWALAGEARGDDARMLDLLEPFRGHRGRVCLLLAAAGLHAPRFGPRMPIRSFARF from the coding sequence GTGACCGAAACCGGGCCGACGGCGAGTCGGGTGCTGCACCCACCGGCGGGTTACCACCTCGCCGGCTCGGTCCGGCCGCTGGCGATGGGAGCGCACGACCCCTGTGCCCGGTTCGTCGACGGCACCTTCTGGTGGGCCACCCGTAGCCCGGCCGGCCCCGGAACCCTCGCACTGCGCCGACGCGCCGACGAACTGGTCGCCGACGGCTACGGACCGGGCGCGGACTGGGTACTGGAGCGGGCCGACGCCGTGGCCGGGCTCCGGGACGACCTGACGGGCTTCGACGGGCTCGCCGCCGGCCATCCGGTGGTGGCCCGGTTGGCCCGCGACCACCGGGGACTGCGGCTGCCGGCCACCGGCCAGATCTTCCCCCGACTGCTCCGCGCGATCTTCGAACAGAAGGTCACCGGCAAGGAGGCGTTCCGGGCGTACGCGGCGACGGTACGGCACTTCGGCGCCCCCGCCCCCGGCCCGGTACGAGGGCTCTGGGCACCGCCGGAACCGGCGGTGATCGCCGCCGCGCCGTACTGGGTGTTCCATCCGTTCGGGGTGGAGCAGCGGCGCGCCGACACCCTGCGCCGGGCGGCGGCCGTCGCGGACCGGCTCGAACGTTGCGGCGATCCGGTCGAGGCGACCCGCCGGCTCACCGCGATCGTCGGGATCGGCCCGTGGACGGCGGCCGAGGTGGTCCGGATCGCCTTCGGTGACCCGGACGCGGTGAGTGTCGGCGACTACCACATCCCGAACACGGTCGCCTGGGCACTGGCCGGCGAGGCCCGGGGCGACGACGCGCGGATGCTGGATCTGCTGGAGCCGTTCCGGGGACACCGGGGCCGGGTCTGTCTCCTGCTGGCGGCCGCTGGCCTGCACGCGCCCCGGTTCGGGCCCCGGATGCCGATCCGCTCCTTCGCCCGCTTCTGA